One window of uncultured Trichococcus sp. genomic DNA carries:
- a CDS encoding phosphoketolase family protein, with protein sequence MTAFDSKAYLDKVDAFWRAANFISVGQLYLKDNPLLQRPIEETDVKLHPIGHWGTISGQNFIYAHLNRVINKYDLNMFYVEGPGHGGQVMVSNSYLDGSYTEIYPEITEDLEGLTKLYKQFSFPGGVASHAAPETPGSIHEGGELGYSLSHATGAIFDNPEVIAATVVGDGEAETGPLAAGWFSNVFINPVTDGAVLPILYLNGGKISNPTILDRKSNEELTQYFGGMGWETLFVEGTEPEAVHPIMAKVLDTAVEKIKAIQTEARKGSAAEAKMPAWPVIIFRTPKGWTGPKTWDGEPIEGGFRAHQVPIPVDAHHMEHIDALVDWMQSYRPEELFTADGQLVAELKEMAPKGDRRMATNPITNGGIDPKPLIIPDWKQYAVDTTVPGAVIAQDMIEFGNFARDLIVDNPDNFRIFGPDETKSNRLNKVFEVTNRVWMEAIDPAYDEWLSPSGRVIDSQLSEHQAEGFLEGYVLTGRHGFFASYEAFLRVVDSMITQHFKWLRKAKEQTWRKHYPSLNLIATSTVFQQDHNGYTHQDPGLLTHLAEKKPEFIREYLPADANSLMAVMAETMASEEQINLIVSSKHPRPQFYSAEEAEVLVKDGLKVIDWASTCGGEEPDVVIAAAGTEPNLEALAAVTILHKQFPTLKIRFINIVDLLKLRHPDVDPRGLSDEAFDAYFTADKPIVFAFHGFEGLIRDIFFNRHNHNLHIHGYRENGDITTPFDMRVLSEMDRFHLAQDAANAVYGEEASDFSQRMTETVDFHNRFIRENGDDIPEVMEWKWEALKHAVPQR encoded by the coding sequence ATGACTGCATTTGATTCAAAAGCGTATCTGGACAAGGTGGATGCCTTCTGGCGCGCCGCCAATTTCATCTCCGTGGGGCAACTGTACCTGAAGGACAATCCTTTGCTGCAACGCCCAATCGAGGAAACCGATGTGAAGCTTCATCCGATCGGCCACTGGGGAACGATCTCCGGACAAAATTTCATCTATGCCCACTTGAACCGCGTCATCAACAAATATGACCTGAACATGTTCTACGTCGAAGGTCCGGGACATGGCGGCCAAGTCATGGTTTCGAACTCCTATCTGGACGGTTCCTACACGGAAATCTATCCGGAAATCACCGAGGATCTGGAAGGCTTGACGAAACTCTACAAACAATTCTCCTTCCCCGGCGGGGTTGCTTCCCATGCGGCACCGGAAACACCCGGATCGATCCATGAAGGCGGCGAACTCGGCTATTCGCTTTCCCATGCAACAGGTGCCATCTTCGACAATCCGGAAGTGATCGCGGCGACTGTCGTCGGCGATGGGGAAGCTGAAACTGGCCCGCTGGCGGCAGGTTGGTTCTCCAATGTGTTCATCAATCCGGTCACGGACGGCGCCGTTTTGCCGATCCTGTACTTGAACGGCGGCAAGATCTCAAACCCGACGATCCTCGACCGCAAGTCGAACGAAGAACTGACGCAGTACTTTGGCGGCATGGGCTGGGAGACGTTGTTCGTGGAAGGAACCGAACCGGAAGCCGTGCATCCGATCATGGCCAAAGTGTTGGATACGGCTGTTGAAAAGATCAAAGCGATCCAAACGGAAGCCCGCAAAGGCTCCGCTGCCGAAGCGAAGATGCCGGCTTGGCCGGTCATCATTTTCCGCACACCGAAAGGCTGGACGGGCCCGAAAACTTGGGACGGCGAACCGATCGAAGGCGGGTTCCGTGCCCACCAAGTGCCGATTCCGGTGGATGCCCACCATATGGAACATATCGATGCGCTGGTGGATTGGATGCAGTCCTACCGTCCGGAAGAGCTGTTCACTGCCGATGGCCAACTGGTGGCTGAATTGAAAGAAATGGCACCGAAAGGCGATCGACGGATGGCTACGAATCCGATCACGAACGGCGGGATCGATCCGAAACCGCTCATCATCCCGGATTGGAAACAGTATGCTGTTGACACGACCGTACCGGGCGCAGTCATTGCCCAGGATATGATCGAATTCGGCAACTTCGCGCGCGATCTGATCGTGGATAATCCGGATAATTTCCGCATCTTCGGACCGGATGAAACCAAATCCAACCGCCTGAACAAAGTCTTTGAGGTGACGAACCGCGTCTGGATGGAAGCGATCGATCCTGCTTACGATGAATGGCTATCCCCATCCGGCCGTGTTATCGATTCGCAGTTGTCCGAACACCAGGCCGAAGGTTTCCTGGAAGGGTATGTCCTGACCGGTCGCCATGGTTTCTTCGCCAGTTACGAGGCTTTCCTGCGCGTGGTCGATTCGATGATCACTCAACATTTCAAATGGTTGCGCAAAGCCAAAGAACAGACATGGCGCAAGCACTATCCGTCATTGAACTTGATCGCGACTTCGACCGTGTTCCAACAAGACCACAATGGTTACACCCACCAAGATCCGGGTCTGTTGACGCACTTGGCTGAGAAGAAACCGGAATTCATCCGCGAATACTTGCCGGCGGATGCGAACTCCTTGATGGCCGTGATGGCGGAAACGATGGCTTCCGAGGAACAGATCAATCTGATTGTGTCTTCGAAACATCCGCGTCCGCAATTCTACTCGGCTGAAGAAGCGGAAGTATTGGTCAAAGATGGCCTGAAAGTGATCGACTGGGCTTCGACTTGCGGAGGCGAAGAACCGGATGTCGTGATCGCAGCAGCAGGAACGGAACCGAACCTGGAGGCACTTGCCGCAGTCACGATTCTGCACAAACAGTTCCCGACATTGAAGATCCGCTTCATCAACATTGTGGACCTGTTGAAACTGCGTCACCCGGATGTGGATCCGCGCGGCTTGAGCGATGAAGCATTTGATGCCTATTTCACGGCGGACAAACCGATCGTCTTTGCTTTCCACGGTTTTGAGGGCTTGATCCGTGACATCTTCTTCAATCGCCACAACCATAACCTGCACATCCATGGCTACCGTGAGAACGGGGACATCACGACACCGTTCGACATGCGCGTATTGTCTGAGATGGATCGCTTCCACTTGGCGCAGGATGCGGCCAACGCTGTCTATGGCGAAGAAGCGTCAGACTTTTCGCAAAGGATGACGGAAACTGTTGATTTCCATAACCGTTTCATCCGTGAGAACGGTGATGACATCCCGGAAGTCATGGAATGGAAATGGGAAGCTTTGAAACATGCTGTTCCTCAGCGTTAA
- the xylB gene encoding xylulokinase, with translation MAYVLGIDLGTSSLKGLLLDEQGKAVASAQKEYPLIHPKSGYSEQDPGQWILACEYVLDRLKDEVADFTENLEGISFSGQMHSLVVLDEENNVLRNAILWNDVRTTKQCKAITDAFGEELLAITKNIALEGFTLPKILWIQENEPEIWDKVRHMLLPKDYLGYWMTGTMHMDYSDAAGTLLLDAEKKEWSKAILEKFHIPAAYLPELIGSSGTTGNLRPELANRFGFEKEVKIFAGGADNACAAIGAGIVNAETGMASIGTSGVFLAFEDSAEQDYQGKLHLFNHTIEDGYYSMGVTLAAGHSLNWFKDTFAPDSTFEELLEGLDAIQPGSDGLLFTPYIVGERTPHVDSKIRGSFIGMDTSHTIKHFGRAVLEGITFSLKDSQVLMEKVAGKSFKRIVSVGGGAKNPDWLQIQADVFDAEITCLEVEQGPGLGAAMLAAVGLGWFPTVTACADVFVAYKDVIRPIPENVAAYQKMYALYTQVYGATKEICHELTKE, from the coding sequence ATGGCGTATGTGTTAGGAATAGATTTGGGCACAAGTTCATTGAAGGGGTTGTTGCTGGACGAGCAAGGCAAGGCAGTAGCTTCCGCCCAAAAAGAGTATCCGCTGATCCATCCGAAATCCGGCTACAGCGAGCAGGACCCGGGACAATGGATTCTGGCCTGCGAATATGTACTGGACAGGCTGAAGGATGAAGTAGCGGACTTCACCGAAAACTTGGAAGGAATCAGCTTCTCCGGTCAGATGCACAGCTTGGTTGTGCTGGATGAAGAGAATAATGTCCTCCGCAATGCGATCCTGTGGAACGACGTCAGGACAACGAAACAGTGCAAGGCGATCACGGATGCCTTCGGGGAAGAACTGCTTGCGATCACGAAAAACATCGCGTTGGAAGGATTCACTTTGCCGAAAATTCTGTGGATCCAGGAAAACGAGCCGGAAATCTGGGACAAGGTGCGGCATATGCTGTTGCCAAAGGATTATCTGGGTTATTGGATGACCGGCACCATGCATATGGACTACTCGGATGCAGCCGGAACGCTGCTTCTGGATGCGGAAAAGAAAGAATGGTCCAAAGCTATTCTCGAAAAATTCCACATTCCTGCTGCATATCTTCCTGAATTGATCGGATCTTCGGGCACTACAGGAAACCTGCGGCCGGAACTGGCGAACCGATTCGGCTTTGAAAAGGAAGTAAAAATCTTTGCGGGTGGGGCGGATAACGCCTGCGCTGCGATCGGCGCCGGTATCGTGAATGCTGAGACAGGCATGGCCAGCATCGGAACATCCGGTGTGTTCCTCGCATTCGAGGATTCGGCTGAGCAGGATTACCAAGGCAAATTGCACCTGTTCAACCACACCATTGAGGATGGGTACTACTCGATGGGTGTCACTCTGGCGGCAGGACACAGCCTCAACTGGTTCAAGGATACGTTCGCGCCTGACAGCACGTTCGAAGAACTGTTGGAAGGTCTGGATGCCATCCAACCTGGTTCAGATGGCTTGTTGTTCACCCCGTATATCGTTGGCGAACGTACGCCGCATGTTGACAGCAAAATCCGCGGCAGTTTCATCGGGATGGACACGAGCCATACGATCAAACATTTTGGACGAGCGGTACTGGAAGGGATCACCTTCTCCTTGAAGGATTCGCAAGTATTGATGGAGAAAGTGGCTGGCAAATCCTTTAAGCGGATTGTTTCCGTTGGCGGGGGCGCCAAAAATCCGGATTGGCTGCAGATCCAAGCAGATGTTTTCGATGCCGAAATCACCTGTCTGGAAGTCGAACAGGGACCTGGATTGGGTGCCGCAATGTTGGCAGCGGTCGGACTGGGATGGTTCCCTACGGTAACTGCTTGCGCGGACGTGTTTGTTGCCTACAAAGATGTCATCCGGCCTATCCCGGAAAACGTTGCAGCCTATCAAAAAATGTATGCACTGTATACGCAAGTTTACGGAGCTACAAAAGAAATTTGTCACGAATTAACAAAAGAGTAA
- the xylA gene encoding xylose isomerase, whose translation MSYFSTVDKIKYEGVTTENPMAFRHYNPSEMLMGKTMKEHLRFGVAYWHTMTQDGSDPFGSPTNIRTWAGTTPMETAKNRVEAFFEILEKLDVEYFCFHDVDIAPEGDSLEEFFNNIDEITDLIKEKMDQTGIKLLWNTANMFSHPRYVNGAASSNSAEVFAYAAAQVKKGLDISKKLGGANYVFWGGREGYESLLNTDMKFEQDNIARLFKMAVAYGEKIGHKPQFLIEPKPMEPSKHQYDFDAATTMAFIQKYGLEGDFKLNLEANHATLAGHTFEHEMNVARCYDALGSIDANQGDMLLGWDTDEFPTNIYDTTLAMYEILENGGIAPGGINFDSKVRRSSFEMEDLLLAHIAGMDTFARGLKAAAKLKEERFFDDLKDKRYASYNDGVGARILSDEETLESLTEYSLQNGDIKLESSHLEFVKSRLNDYLV comes from the coding sequence ATGAGTTATTTTTCAACAGTAGATAAAATCAAATATGAAGGCGTTACCACAGAAAACCCAATGGCATTCCGCCATTACAATCCGTCTGAAATGCTGATGGGCAAAACGATGAAGGAACACTTGCGCTTCGGGGTAGCTTACTGGCACACAATGACGCAGGACGGGTCCGATCCTTTCGGAAGTCCTACGAACATCCGCACGTGGGCAGGCACCACTCCGATGGAAACCGCAAAGAACCGTGTGGAAGCTTTCTTTGAAATTTTGGAAAAACTTGATGTTGAATACTTCTGTTTCCACGATGTGGATATCGCACCAGAAGGAGATTCGCTGGAAGAATTCTTCAATAATATCGACGAAATCACGGACCTGATCAAAGAGAAGATGGATCAAACCGGCATCAAACTGTTGTGGAACACAGCAAACATGTTCTCCCACCCACGTTATGTGAACGGAGCTGCTTCCTCCAATAGTGCTGAAGTTTTTGCCTATGCAGCGGCACAAGTCAAAAAAGGCTTGGACATCAGCAAGAAACTGGGCGGCGCAAACTATGTCTTCTGGGGCGGCCGTGAAGGCTATGAGTCCTTGTTGAATACGGACATGAAATTCGAGCAGGACAACATCGCGCGTTTGTTCAAAATGGCAGTTGCTTACGGCGAGAAGATCGGCCACAAACCACAGTTCCTGATTGAACCAAAACCGATGGAGCCATCCAAACACCAATACGACTTCGATGCTGCAACAACAATGGCCTTTATCCAAAAATATGGTTTGGAAGGCGACTTCAAACTGAATCTGGAAGCGAACCATGCGACATTGGCTGGACATACATTTGAGCATGAGATGAATGTGGCCCGTTGCTATGATGCACTGGGATCAATCGATGCCAACCAAGGCGATATGCTGTTGGGCTGGGATACAGACGAATTCCCGACAAACATCTACGATACGACATTGGCTATGTATGAAATCCTTGAGAACGGTGGGATTGCACCGGGCGGAATCAACTTCGATTCCAAAGTACGCCGCTCTTCATTCGAGATGGAAGATCTGTTATTGGCGCACATTGCCGGGATGGACACGTTTGCCCGCGGATTGAAAGCTGCTGCCAAGTTGAAAGAAGAACGTTTCTTCGATGATCTGAAGGACAAACGCTATGCCAGCTACAACGACGGCGTTGGCGCAAGAATCTTGTCTGATGAAGAAACTTTGGAATCATTGACAGAATATTCCCTGCAAAACGGTGACATCAAACTGGAGTCAAGCCATCTTGAATTCGTCAAATCCCGTTTGAACGACTACCTAGTATAA
- a CDS encoding ROK family transcriptional regulator, with protein MIHSKYTIRENNEATILNAIISQKEISRAELSVLAGLNKASVSSITKKLLEDELIHEDRIGDAARIGGRKPIMLTFNGKAALTFSLDVAPNYIEGLIAYIDGRVLYESEIRGIKVSSDNVLGYITEMVEKLTQHAMETPHGITGLCVAIHGLVNQEEIIFTPNYTLQSNLKAQLEEIYPFYVYLENEANLAALGEYTFGSISDSVVSLSIHTGIGAGIVENGKLRTGKKGIAGEIGHSILYPDGRKCPCGNEGCLEQYASHQAIYSELEQMLALPDINSSIVIERYKKGDPVVQKTLRTNAHYLSIAVNNLAVIYEPDLVVINSSIYSQIPELISILKGDLKGKFSCDTSVVSSSLKRKATLFGGVAKSTQNFLNIQNLKMNTDN; from the coding sequence TTGATTCATAGCAAATATACGATCCGCGAAAACAACGAGGCAACTATTTTGAATGCCATCATCAGCCAGAAAGAAATTTCCCGCGCTGAATTATCCGTCCTTGCCGGTCTGAACAAGGCTTCCGTATCCTCAATCACCAAAAAACTGTTGGAAGACGAGTTGATTCATGAAGACCGGATCGGCGATGCAGCACGAATTGGTGGCCGGAAGCCCATCATGCTCACTTTTAATGGAAAAGCTGCGCTTACCTTTTCCTTGGATGTTGCACCCAACTACATCGAAGGGCTCATCGCATATATTGACGGAAGGGTCCTTTATGAATCCGAAATCAGAGGCATCAAAGTTTCTTCCGACAATGTCCTCGGCTACATCACGGAAATGGTTGAAAAACTGACGCAACATGCTATGGAAACTCCTCACGGCATCACGGGACTCTGCGTTGCGATCCACGGACTCGTCAATCAGGAAGAAATCATCTTTACGCCCAACTATACGTTGCAGAGCAATCTGAAAGCACAATTGGAAGAAATTTATCCCTTTTATGTATATTTGGAAAATGAAGCGAATCTGGCGGCGCTAGGTGAATATACTTTTGGATCCATTTCGGACAGTGTCGTCAGTCTGAGCATCCATACGGGCATCGGAGCCGGAATTGTCGAAAATGGGAAACTGAGGACCGGAAAAAAAGGTATAGCCGGTGAAATCGGCCATAGCATCCTCTATCCGGATGGCCGTAAATGCCCTTGCGGCAATGAAGGTTGCCTCGAACAGTACGCTTCCCATCAAGCCATCTACAGCGAATTGGAGCAGATGCTTGCGTTGCCGGACATCAATTCGTCCATAGTGATCGAGCGCTACAAAAAAGGCGATCCCGTTGTCCAAAAAACACTGCGGACCAATGCGCATTATTTGAGCATCGCCGTCAATAATCTGGCGGTGATCTACGAACCCGATCTAGTGGTGATCAACAGCTCCATCTATTCGCAAATCCCCGAGTTGATCAGCATTCTTAAAGGTGACCTCAAGGGGAAATTTTCGTGCGATACCAGTGTCGTCAGCAGCTCGCTTAAGCGGAAAGCGACCTTGTTCGGGGGTGTGGCCAAGTCCACACAAAATTTCCTGAACATCCAAAACCTGAAAATGAATACTGACAACTAA
- a CDS encoding Fic family protein: MSGFLNKIPQNYLDDMLVRLAHHSAGIEGNTISLPATVSIILNGTLPISSGATVREFYEIENHKQAFSNMLDHLESNDTLSVSIIKEVHADLTDRLQYDKGQFKKNENQIVGAEFQTASPSETPFLVQQLVDNQEYRLENAATDEEKLESILDTHIQFERIHPFSDGNGRTGRVIMNYSLLQEWFPPLIIEKETKATYIELLAKQDLDGFMSFAKEILVKEQKRMKAFQNMDQEQIKQIE; encoded by the coding sequence ATGAGCGGATTTTTAAATAAAATACCACAAAATTATTTAGATGATATGTTAGTGCGTCTTGCCCACCACTCAGCAGGGATAGAAGGAAACACGATTTCGTTGCCGGCGACAGTCTCGATCATTTTAAATGGTACTCTCCCAATCAGTAGCGGGGCAACCGTGCGCGAATTTTATGAAATTGAAAACCATAAACAAGCCTTTTCTAACATGTTGGATCATTTGGAGAGTAACGATACGCTCTCAGTATCCATAATCAAAGAGGTCCATGCCGATTTAACCGATCGGCTTCAATATGACAAAGGCCAATTCAAAAAGAACGAGAACCAGATTGTCGGGGCAGAATTCCAGACGGCTTCACCATCGGAAACGCCATTTCTGGTCCAACAGTTAGTGGACAACCAGGAATACCGGCTAGAGAACGCAGCTACTGACGAAGAAAAATTAGAGAGCATTTTAGATACACATATCCAATTTGAACGGATCCACCCTTTTTCCGATGGTAACGGACGCACAGGGCGTGTCATTATGAATTACTCATTGCTTCAAGAGTGGTTCCCACCTCTGATTATCGAAAAAGAAACAAAGGCCACTTATATCGAGTTACTAGCTAAGCAAGATTTAGATGGTTTTATGTCTTTTGCCAAGGAAATATTAGTAAAAGAGCAGAAGCGAATGAAAGCATTCCAAAACATGGATCAAGAGCAAATCAAACAGATTGAGTGA
- a CDS encoding NADP-dependent malic enzyme translates to MTNVNEKALAISKKFGGKLEVISKVPIETMEDLSIAYTPGVAAVCMEIANNKESVYTYTTKKNLVAVVTDGSAVLGLGNIGPEAAIPVMEGKAALFKRFGNVDAVPISLNTQDVEEIISHVAAIAPSFGGINLEDISAPRCFEIERRLKEMLDIPVFHDDQHGTAIIVLAALYNSLRLTGKKIDEIQVVVNGGGAAGIAISQMFLSAGIKNLMVVDRTGIISETDPELAERHVEISKVTNRSFRTGTLEDAVVGMDVFVGVSAPGVLKKEWIATMNEKPVIFAMANPTPEIFPDEAKAGGAYIVGTGRSDFPNQINNVLAFPGIFRGALDARAKDITIEMQLAAARGIASIVSDEELNVDYIMPDVFTPGVADIVAASVMNAVKKEEVLV, encoded by the coding sequence ATGACAAATGTAAATGAAAAAGCATTGGCTATCAGCAAAAAATTCGGCGGTAAATTGGAGGTCATCTCAAAAGTGCCGATCGAAACAATGGAAGATCTGAGCATCGCCTATACACCGGGCGTCGCAGCCGTCTGCATGGAAATCGCGAACAACAAAGAATCCGTCTATACTTATACCACTAAAAAGAACCTGGTTGCCGTCGTAACCGACGGATCGGCTGTTCTTGGCTTAGGCAACATCGGACCGGAAGCAGCCATTCCGGTTATGGAAGGCAAAGCAGCCTTGTTCAAACGCTTCGGAAATGTGGATGCTGTGCCGATTTCCTTGAATACGCAGGATGTTGAAGAAATCATCTCGCACGTTGCAGCCATCGCACCTTCTTTCGGCGGGATCAACCTGGAAGACATCAGCGCGCCTCGCTGCTTCGAAATCGAACGCCGCTTGAAAGAGATGTTGGACATTCCGGTCTTCCATGATGACCAACACGGGACCGCGATCATTGTTCTGGCTGCCCTTTACAATTCTTTGCGCCTGACAGGCAAAAAAATCGATGAGATTCAAGTGGTCGTCAATGGCGGCGGTGCTGCAGGGATCGCCATCAGCCAAATGTTCCTTTCCGCTGGCATCAAGAACCTGATGGTCGTGGACCGCACCGGCATCATTTCCGAAACCGATCCTGAATTGGCCGAACGCCATGTAGAAATCTCAAAAGTTACGAACCGCAGTTTCAGAACCGGCACTTTGGAAGATGCAGTTGTCGGAATGGACGTATTCGTCGGCGTATCCGCGCCGGGCGTACTGAAAAAAGAATGGATTGCAACCATGAACGAAAAACCGGTCATCTTCGCGATGGCGAACCCGACACCGGAAATCTTCCCGGATGAAGCAAAAGCTGGCGGTGCCTACATCGTCGGCACAGGCCGCAGCGACTTCCCGAACCAAATCAACAATGTGCTCGCCTTCCCGGGAATCTTCCGCGGAGCCTTGGATGCCCGTGCCAAAGACATCACGATCGAAATGCAGCTTGCTGCAGCGCGCGGCATCGCCAGCATCGTCAGCGATGAGGAACTGAACGTCGACTACATCATGCCGGATGTCTTCACTCCGGGCGTAGCCGACATCGTAGCCGCCAGCGTTATGAACGCAGTCAAAAAAGAGGAAGTACTTGTTTAG
- a CDS encoding 2-hydroxycarboxylate transporter family protein has translation MEQLPGISELTVFDRFKNAKVGAIPLPTYLVMSAIIIASAYLGELPVNMLGGFAVILSLGWLLGGIGASIPGLKNFGGSAILSLMVPSIMVFMNVFNQNTLDAANMLMREANFLYFYIACLVCGSIMGMHRKILVQGLIRMIIPMAVAMIAALIVGTSVGTLLGLGFEHTLFYIVTPIIAGGIGEGILPLSLGYSAITGIPSGELVGQLIPATIIGNFFAIICSGILNRLGEKYPEKSGKGQLIKFGGDDDMADAMQEDKSPLDIKLMGAGVLTACTLFIAGGLLERLTGFPGPVLMILIAASIKYLSLLPKDVEKGSKQLYKFVSGNFTFPLMVGLGLLYIPLKDVVGMLSWQYFVVVISVVLTVVLTGFFVGGKMNMNPIEAAIVTACQSGMGGTGDVAILSASNRMNLMPFAQVATRLGGAITVISMTSLLRFLF, from the coding sequence CTGGAACAGCTCCCGGGCATTTCCGAGTTGACGGTTTTCGACAGATTTAAAAATGCGAAGGTAGGCGCGATTCCGTTGCCGACTTATCTCGTGATGTCAGCCATTATAATAGCTTCTGCGTATCTGGGCGAATTGCCCGTCAACATGTTGGGCGGTTTCGCGGTCATCTTAAGTTTGGGTTGGCTTTTGGGAGGGATCGGCGCAAGCATCCCGGGATTGAAGAATTTCGGGGGATCGGCCATCCTGTCGCTGATGGTGCCATCGATCATGGTATTCATGAATGTATTCAACCAAAATACGCTGGATGCAGCGAACATGCTGATGAGGGAAGCGAACTTCCTGTATTTCTACATCGCCTGTCTTGTCTGCGGAAGCATTATGGGGATGCACCGCAAGATTCTGGTGCAAGGCTTGATCCGGATGATCATCCCGATGGCGGTGGCGATGATCGCTGCATTGATCGTCGGAACTTCAGTGGGAACTTTGTTGGGATTGGGTTTTGAGCATACGCTCTTCTACATCGTGACACCGATCATCGCCGGCGGAATCGGCGAAGGCATCCTGCCGTTATCATTAGGCTACAGCGCCATCACCGGTATCCCGAGTGGGGAATTGGTTGGTCAACTGATTCCAGCAACCATCATCGGAAACTTCTTCGCGATCATCTGCTCCGGTATTTTGAATCGCCTAGGCGAAAAATATCCTGAGAAAAGCGGCAAGGGCCAATTGATCAAATTCGGCGGCGACGACGACATGGCTGATGCCATGCAGGAAGACAAGAGCCCGCTGGACATCAAATTGATGGGCGCCGGCGTGTTGACGGCCTGCACACTCTTCATCGCAGGCGGACTTTTGGAAAGACTTACGGGCTTCCCGGGACCAGTCCTGATGATCCTGATCGCTGCAAGCATCAAATACTTGAGCCTATTGCCTAAAGATGTTGAAAAAGGCTCAAAACAATTGTACAAATTCGTTTCCGGTAACTTCACTTTCCCGTTGATGGTCGGCTTGGGCTTGCTGTACATCCCGCTTAAAGACGTCGTCGGCATGCTTTCTTGGCAGTATTTCGTGGTCGTGATTTCAGTCGTATTGACCGTTGTCCTGACCGGTTTCTTCGTCGGTGGAAAAATGAACATGAACCCGATCGAAGCAGCCATCGTAACGGCTTGCCAAAGCGGCATGGGCGGAACTGGGGATGTCGCCATCCTATCTGCTTCCAACCGTATGAACCTGATGCCATTTGCCCAAGTAGCTACACGTTTGGGTGGAGCCATCACCGTCATTTCCATGACATCCTTATTGCGTTTCCTATTCTAA